The Fusobacterium varium genome contains a region encoding:
- a CDS encoding putative adhesion protein FadA — protein MKKILVGCILLISTVSYSSADVLSTLEQLEVNFKQLEIEETAMYNQRKAEAKEAEEALISLRAKYQKLLGTEKYITEVEPYRYYQKDYKELLKKCREEKEEVKKEIEEKEEIINIYQAIM, from the coding sequence ATGAAAAAAATACTGGTAGGATGCATATTATTAATATCAACAGTGTCATATTCATCAGCAGATGTATTATCAACATTAGAGCAGCTTGAAGTTAATTTCAAGCAATTAGAAATAGAAGAAACGGCTATGTATAATCAAAGAAAAGCTGAAGCGAAAGAAGCAGAGGAAGCACTGATATCTTTAAGAGCAAAATATCAGAAACTGCTAGGAACAGAAAAATATATAACTGAAGTGGAACCATATAGATATTACCAAAAAGACTATAAAGAATTATTAAAAAAATGTAGAGAAGAGAAAGAAGAAGTGAAAAAAGAAATTGAAGAAAAAGAAGAGATAATAAATATTTATCAGGCAATTATGTAG
- a CDS encoding putative autotransporter: protein MKNNDIEKSLKRFLKRKISYSLSLLITFMITGSISFGAGITTEEIQESKAELLSKVQAEKEEIKKKILENEKFIKEYNSELLDLLKKGNFYSKSMFPSTQVFFTYQNEKNGKMKNRTEKEFSETIKAAQEFYPQNIILNKLEIGNGNIVDSTELPREEINLGVNINVPEIEVPKVSKEVNVNVAMPNVEISGIKNLLNPKMPKVNIPKVDNVSVAISKPNSINLNQVTINKNEKINSEIEKSNDIKISENNIVPNITASTINNVGIEVPKVEIPNLFLNLFASPSVYTYSLTKQVANSSVNWDDSKANSSVNSVIGNVVIKNGDFKIERISSTDPNDYKYSRTKIKYSYDNYTVYNPTNQIAVGDNSDLNPNEEKVNQNRGETITQNSLGFFIKINGYGNGISFNGGNILYTSPLLIGSGYGFIDFVPRFSINKIELENQLTKSVISEEDKLIVLEAFKDSEKLITSPKDEALVWLNNGKITAEGNGIALINYNGSYNREGYVINTGEIISQPYKGSWNGQDSVFSGSNNIFGGRNSGGNNVFYNGKTGKINVWTRNTAIFRIDDSRNDSGSIFHIGNKGEINAYGYNNIGVTVDVTSDNNPNNNQNTIILSFENPINIFGDRNTGYYFYGVSGTTIKGNVNVNIGAPGEGNKKFTTTTTAGVPLIDYDVSNDPPYYTEMNIEGSSGIIADIFRGGPKIELDSHKINIYDLTKGNTGVYVKEGTTLNLGTGKIMLEGGKQNIGIYTFGGTAISDGGISLSKGSKNSAIYSIAGSVKVKNIEVPDSVEDSTLIVALGGEKSYSYIGVDGKAYTTKYYGIKQGEVEVEDTKIKVKSVSKDSNAVGAYADYHAKITINNKGNIGTAENPDIEITGFNGKNGVALYASKDGNKTGNEVVINAENNYIKVDNGQAGVISLNGGEINLKNSILHVNNGIAISTMYHSSATQTAGIIDISGGTIVLDGTSIAFIKDCSAGSVDPIKSDANTRIKVISNDIIAAVKLDNVGPLNLGTLRDDLENKIGATIIDDGVHQDYRLALVNGGSINIDQNINQSSTNKNSMEYIFYNRFLGEKFKINIANGITANSTLTNEEADKFGNGNVIGMKVTSSESAASVADTQINLGTGSKIVADRTESGNGAIGAYINYGQVTLGTNSRIEVEKENNIVNSKGVGVFAVNGSQVKSEGTIDVAGNEGIGILAQAYRVGEDGNPIVSEFGGKQGEGTLKVENKGDILLTGEGTIGIYADNNKQNGLNTDAEVKNIGKIQVGSSKDDATAIGIYAKNAVISNTGEIVTGKNGVGIYGINGSEIADLGTINLGTDAIGVMVDGTSQISGSSITLKSNENSNKERIGIFYKGTGNENTNVNINLDAEAMEKGIALYSENMNSFNSTGNIKVGENGTGIYIKNGNGTNRGIINLVTGKNNAIGMGVAQGTITNTGTITLNSSSQIGMTGLGNGSIVKNTNLINIKPDKGIGIYVKDGAKAELTGNNIAFGGKSNIGVFAENGIVNIKQNLTFTNNNENKNIYLYGKDAAIELDAGKTITVDGVVTPTTAGNKTVGIYLENANTGSTFTSNTTGLLNVVKEAVGIYSKGNNTLDVNVAATGDKTIGVFIDGASTISGTVAAKTDAIGVYGSEGTVTIGAGGLTLNTNSGKGTGMYLVDGAYATGGLITVNNTSGTENIGIYYSKGNALGPITNSSDIKLTGTKSIGIYAADGINLVNTKNIESSTSNNTASYIGENSTLTSKGNITMSGLDNIGIYVAEGKGVNGGVLDVSGATGTSSAGMVAKTAAGDTAVVENTDTINAGVNLGMYIAGNGTSSGKNSGTITATTGTGVYVEGTNANFDGADGIIKSDKLGIYLAGTDVNKVSVGTLEIGSGGVGIFGENAKIDFAVNVKGDGAIGVAVQGNNSVISRDITTTGKGSIGVYLFDDAVAFANGVAIETGESKPDSGLGANDGKTSVGIYTKAAGNYALNGVSVNAKDGVGVYLEDSTHTNSGGKTLSYNGTITTTGGIGIYVEKGNNLITQGATININGGAGIYIGDGGNASLGGNGDNLVLNFGTNGGIGILNNGGTLQLGANITMNGSGSFMSTTNGSLSSAGSLNIGKDSIGLIGQYDTSANGNYNITNTASGVINIVDGTGLAAVKKEGVAGGIPGSITVSNAGSINVESTDKNKPVAAIYTNIAKVENSGVINVGNNGVGIYTTWTNETVKNDNINITGTNGIGVYIEGVTNGLISNNINSTKSGNTGLVLKEVILPNINAGTITLGNESVGVMATATNSTINGTIKVGDSSSSKSAIGIIANAGSHITLTGTAITAGKGGIGVYAEGAGTSVIVSNTGNITVGTDGIYMYSKGAALTFTGNITADNQIGIVADGGSVTANGNSVITAKNGGIGIYVKNTAPTLGGTTIAVQGGTPSKYSIGAYYEGVEPQVLGATVVLPTITQTGDYNIGIVLKDSKVETAPTGISIGNSNASNQVGIMAKEGSNIKVNGNVSITGGNNNIGVYGENSIVGVNGNISVAEATSLTNSSIGIFVEKGSYTGIGNVSAENNSIGIYGKNMTGGTISQSGTTMNVGTNGVGIYGAGSGNINLSMGTIALNDENSIGVYAKGLNSVVTGNMTIGTDTSIGIVSEGNGNVTYAGNMTIADKTKTGSVGIYKVGGTAPSTITSSGSWTVGNSGYGIYSKGQGITVNNNADMTLGMSSVGIFSNGLNTINNNGKITVGATDVNGDHKDTEKHLNSVGIFATAGTIVNNSGNITVNHDHSVGIYGDGIGTKVTNTGNMTVDNGGVGILVKNGAVAVNTGNVTLGSTLASCGAVTVGMAAYQNSEIINDGIITVNNGVGMLVGPGGSFKNTGTIYVNNGIGIEGAGSFVNIGNVIVGAGGSATGSSGGAGSSGAATATIGSVQIDSNGNITINDNYVSIGGTLTTQGDITVNGAYVDVTTGIPLFNAHSVNGEVNILPNFALTGNGISYEIKDFVNVAAGTVTGNKLTPVTSPLFVSKIVNGKDLVIVKRPYADLTIGNQFDALDKGLDNILANSGGNGKDADILKGLNSYLAGLSGEEFANETARTLAETRGDIYSTIQGRMQDINRAFDNSFYELESSYNLTRDSSKYSVIYTEGNYKDSTVGIDDYDYKVMGLLYMKEKEGTEYGSKYGYTLGFAGSKFDFDDGGSKEDVYSLRAGVHRVKNLSDEHKVSWLSRIELGYNRHIAKRKLNLQETFENKGEYNTYSVAFDNRFTKVIYSDVSRQLDVYTDLDLEYGKVDGFKEKAGSKGGLEVQIKDNDYLSAQLGVGVKAQQRIYAGNDVSVKVTADVKYAYELGDNYDGNKARLKNGGEGYYSLITSEESEGKLTGKIGLTVEKANHMGVTFEVEAADESNKKDSSIKYGVRFNYKF, encoded by the coding sequence ATGAAAAATAATGATATTGAAAAATCATTAAAAAGATTTTTGAAAAGAAAAATTAGTTATTCTCTTTCACTTTTGATAACTTTCATGATAACTGGGAGTATATCTTTTGGAGCTGGAATAACAACTGAGGAAATACAAGAGAGCAAAGCTGAACTTTTAAGTAAAGTACAAGCAGAAAAAGAAGAAATAAAGAAAAAGATTCTTGAAAATGAAAAATTTATAAAAGAATATAATTCAGAGTTATTAGATTTATTGAAAAAAGGAAATTTTTATTCAAAGAGTATGTTCCCGAGTACACAAGTGTTTTTTACATATCAAAATGAAAAAAATGGAAAAATGAAAAACAGAACAGAAAAAGAATTTAGTGAAACCATAAAAGCAGCACAAGAGTTTTATCCTCAAAATATAATTTTAAATAAATTAGAAATTGGAAATGGAAATATAGTGGATTCTACAGAATTGCCTAGGGAAGAAATAAATTTAGGAGTAAATATTAATGTTCCTGAAATAGAAGTACCAAAAGTTTCTAAAGAAGTTAATGTTAATGTAGCAATGCCTAATGTAGAAATTAGTGGAATTAAAAATCTTTTGAATCCTAAAATGCCAAAAGTAAATATTCCGAAAGTAGATAATGTATCTGTTGCTATATCAAAACCTAATTCTATAAATTTAAATCAAGTAACAATTAATAAAAATGAAAAAATTAATAGTGAAATAGAAAAATCTAATGATATTAAAATTTCAGAGAATAATATTGTGCCTAATATAACAGCTTCAACAATAAATAATGTAGGGATAGAAGTTCCTAAAGTGGAAATACCTAATTTATTTCTTAATCTTTTTGCTTCTCCTTCAGTTTATACATATTCTTTAACAAAGCAAGTAGCAAATAGTAGTGTTAATTGGGATGATTCAAAGGCTAATAGTAGTGTAAATAGTGTAATAGGAAATGTAGTTATAAAAAATGGTGATTTTAAAATAGAAAGAATATCTTCTACTGATCCAAATGATTATAAATATTCTAGAACTAAAATAAAATATAGTTATGATAATTACACAGTGTATAATCCTACTAATCAAATAGCTGTTGGAGACAACAGTGATTTGAATCCCAACGAAGAAAAAGTAAATCAAAATAGAGGAGAAACTATTACTCAAAATAGTTTAGGTTTTTTTATAAAAATTAATGGATATGGAAATGGAATTTCATTTAATGGTGGGAATATTTTATATACATCTCCTTTATTAATAGGATCAGGGTATGGTTTTATTGATTTTGTCCCTCGTTTTTCTATCAATAAAATAGAGCTTGAAAACCAATTAACAAAATCTGTAATCTCTGAAGAGGATAAATTAATAGTATTGGAAGCATTTAAAGATTCTGAAAAACTAATCACTTCTCCAAAAGATGAAGCACTTGTATGGTTAAATAATGGAAAAATAACTGCTGAAGGAAACGGAATAGCTCTAATTAATTACAATGGAAGCTACAATAGAGAAGGCTATGTAATTAATACTGGTGAAATAATTTCACAACCATATAAAGGGAGTTGGAATGGACAAGATTCTGTTTTTAGTGGTTCTAATAATATTTTTGGTGGTAGGAATAGTGGTGGAAATAATGTTTTTTATAATGGAAAAACAGGAAAAATTAATGTTTGGACTAGAAATACAGCAATTTTTAGAATTGATGATAGCCGAAATGATTCTGGTTCTATATTTCACATAGGAAATAAAGGAGAAATAAATGCGTATGGTTATAATAATATAGGAGTGACAGTAGATGTCACTTCAGATAATAATCCAAATAATAATCAAAATACAATAATTTTAAGTTTTGAAAATCCTATTAATATATTTGGTGATAGAAATACAGGATATTATTTCTATGGAGTATCAGGTACAACTATAAAAGGAAATGTTAATGTTAATATTGGTGCTCCTGGTGAAGGAAATAAAAAATTTACAACAACAACAACAGCAGGGGTTCCTTTAATAGACTACGATGTTAGTAACGACCCACCTTATTATACAGAAATGAATATAGAAGGTTCTAGTGGAATTATTGCAGATATATTTAGAGGGGGACCCAAAATAGAATTAGATTCACATAAAATTAATATATATGACTTGACTAAAGGAAATACAGGAGTTTATGTTAAAGAGGGAACTACTTTAAATTTGGGAACTGGAAAAATTATGTTAGAAGGAGGAAAACAAAACATAGGAATTTATACCTTTGGAGGAACAGCAATTTCTGATGGAGGGATATCTTTAAGTAAAGGTTCAAAAAATAGTGCTATCTATTCTATTGCTGGATCAGTAAAAGTTAAAAATATAGAAGTCCCAGATAGTGTGGAAGATTCAACACTTATAGTAGCTTTAGGTGGGGAAAAAAGTTATAGTTATATAGGAGTTGATGGAAAAGCTTATACTACAAAGTACTATGGTATAAAACAGGGGGAAGTTGAAGTAGAGGATACAAAAATAAAAGTGAAAAGTGTTTCAAAAGATTCAAATGCAGTAGGAGCATATGCAGATTATCATGCTAAGATAACAATTAATAATAAAGGAAATATAGGAACTGCAGAAAATCCAGATATAGAAATTACAGGATTTAATGGAAAAAACGGAGTAGCTCTTTATGCATCAAAAGACGGGAATAAGACTGGTAATGAAGTAGTTATAAATGCGGAAAATAACTATATTAAAGTGGATAATGGTCAAGCTGGGGTAATTTCTTTAAATGGAGGAGAAATAAATTTAAAGAATTCAATTCTTCATGTTAATAATGGAATAGCAATTAGTACTATGTATCACTCAAGTGCTACTCAGACTGCAGGGATAATAGATATATCTGGAGGAACAATAGTTTTAGATGGAACATCTATAGCATTTATTAAAGACTGTTCTGCAGGAAGTGTCGATCCAATAAAGAGCGATGCAAATACTAGAATTAAAGTTATTTCTAATGATATTATTGCAGCAGTTAAACTTGATAATGTAGGTCCATTGAATTTAGGAACATTAAGAGATGACTTAGAAAATAAAATAGGAGCAACAATAATTGATGATGGAGTACATCAGGATTATCGGCTTGCTTTAGTAAATGGTGGAAGTATAAATATAGACCAAAATATAAATCAAAGTTCAACAAATAAAAACTCAATGGAATATATTTTTTACAATAGATTCTTAGGGGAAAAATTTAAAATAAATATAGCAAATGGAATAACAGCGAACTCTACACTTACAAATGAAGAAGCTGATAAATTTGGAAATGGTAATGTTATAGGGATGAAAGTAACTTCAAGTGAATCTGCTGCTAGTGTTGCTGATACTCAGATTAATTTAGGAACTGGTTCTAAAATTGTGGCAGATAGGACAGAGAGTGGAAATGGAGCAATAGGAGCATATATTAATTATGGACAAGTAACTCTTGGAACTAATAGTAGAATAGAAGTAGAAAAAGAAAATAATATAGTAAATAGTAAAGGTGTAGGTGTATTTGCTGTAAATGGAAGTCAAGTAAAAAGTGAAGGAACTATAGATGTAGCAGGAAATGAAGGAATTGGAATTCTGGCACAAGCGTACAGAGTAGGAGAAGATGGCAATCCAATAGTTTCTGAATTTGGAGGAAAGCAAGGAGAAGGAACACTTAAAGTAGAAAATAAAGGAGATATCCTTTTAACTGGAGAAGGAACAATAGGAATATATGCAGATAATAATAAACAAAATGGTCTAAATACTGATGCTGAAGTAAAAAATATTGGAAAGATTCAAGTTGGAAGTTCAAAGGATGATGCAACAGCGATAGGAATTTATGCAAAGAATGCAGTTATTTCAAATACAGGAGAGATTGTAACAGGCAAAAATGGAGTTGGAATTTATGGAATAAATGGAAGTGAGATTGCTGACTTAGGAACTATAAATTTAGGAACAGATGCAATAGGGGTTATGGTAGATGGAACTTCACAGATATCTGGGTCTAGTATTACATTAAAATCTAATGAAAATTCTAATAAAGAAAGAATAGGAATATTCTATAAAGGAACAGGGAATGAAAATACAAATGTAAATATAAACTTAGATGCTGAGGCTATGGAAAAAGGAATAGCTTTATATTCTGAAAATATGAATAGTTTTAATTCAACTGGGAATATAAAGGTTGGAGAAAACGGGACTGGAATTTATATAAAAAATGGAAATGGTACTAATAGAGGAATTATTAATTTAGTGACTGGAAAGAATAATGCTATAGGAATGGGTGTAGCTCAAGGGACTATAACAAATACAGGTACAATAACATTAAATTCGAGCAGTCAGATTGGAATGACAGGCTTAGGAAATGGAAGTATTGTTAAAAATACTAATTTAATTAATATCAAGCCAGATAAAGGTATTGGGATTTATGTAAAAGATGGTGCGAAGGCAGAACTTACTGGAAATAATATTGCATTTGGTGGAAAATCTAATATAGGAGTTTTTGCAGAAAATGGAATAGTAAATATTAAACAAAATCTAACTTTTACAAATAATAATGAAAATAAAAATATCTATCTATATGGTAAAGATGCAGCTATTGAATTAGATGCAGGGAAAACAATAACAGTAGATGGTGTAGTTACTCCAACAACAGCAGGAAATAAAACAGTTGGAATATATCTTGAAAATGCTAATACTGGAAGTACATTTACAAGTAATACAACAGGGCTATTGAATGTTGTAAAAGAAGCAGTAGGAATTTATTCTAAAGGAAATAATACTTTAGATGTAAATGTAGCAGCTACTGGAGATAAAACTATAGGAGTGTTTATAGATGGAGCATCAACTATATCAGGAACAGTAGCAGCTAAAACTGATGCAATAGGAGTATATGGAAGTGAAGGAACTGTAACTATAGGTGCAGGAGGACTTACTCTTAATACAAACTCTGGAAAAGGAACAGGAATGTATCTTGTTGATGGCGCTTATGCAACTGGAGGATTAATTACTGTAAATAATACATCAGGAACTGAAAATATAGGAATATATTATAGTAAAGGAAATGCTTTAGGGCCTATAACAAATAGTTCTGATATTAAACTTACAGGAACTAAAAGTATAGGAATATATGCAGCTGATGGAATAAATCTTGTTAATACTAAAAATATAGAATCTAGTACTTCAAATAATACAGCTTCATATATAGGAGAAAATTCAACTTTAACTTCAAAAGGAAACATAACTATGTCAGGATTAGATAATATAGGAATATATGTTGCTGAAGGAAAAGGAGTGAATGGAGGAGTTCTTGATGTAAGTGGAGCAACAGGAACGTCGTCAGCAGGAATGGTAGCTAAGACAGCAGCAGGAGATACAGCTGTTGTAGAAAATACTGATACTATAAATGCTGGAGTTAACCTTGGAATGTATATAGCAGGTAATGGAACAAGCAGTGGGAAAAATAGTGGAACAATAACTGCTACGACAGGAACAGGAGTATATGTAGAGGGTACAAATGCAAATTTTGATGGTGCAGATGGAATTATTAAATCAGATAAACTTGGAATTTATCTAGCAGGAACAGATGTCAATAAAGTAAGTGTTGGAACTTTGGAAATAGGTTCAGGTGGAGTTGGAATATTTGGAGAAAATGCTAAGATAGATTTTGCAGTAAATGTAAAAGGAGATGGAGCAATAGGGGTTGCTGTTCAGGGTAATAATTCTGTAATTTCTAGAGATATAACAACTACTGGCAAGGGATCAATTGGAGTGTATCTTTTTGATGATGCAGTAGCATTTGCTAATGGAGTAGCAATAGAAACTGGAGAGAGCAAACCTGATTCAGGCTTAGGGGCTAATGATGGAAAAACTTCAGTAGGAATCTATACAAAGGCTGCTGGAAATTATGCCTTAAATGGTGTAAGTGTAAATGCTAAAGATGGTGTAGGAGTATATCTGGAAGATAGTACACATACAAATTCAGGAGGCAAGACACTTTCATATAATGGAACTATAACTACTACTGGTGGAATAGGAATATATGTAGAAAAGGGAAATAATCTTATAACACAAGGTGCAACTATAAATATAAATGGTGGTGCAGGAATATATATAGGAGATGGTGGAAATGCCAGTCTTGGAGGAAATGGAGATAATCTTGTATTAAATTTTGGAACTAATGGAGGAATAGGAATATTAAATAATGGTGGAACTCTTCAACTTGGAGCTAATATTACTATGAATGGTTCTGGTTCATTTATGTCTACAACAAATGGAAGCTTATCTTCAGCAGGAAGCCTAAATATAGGGAAGGATTCAATAGGGCTTATAGGACAATATGATACTAGTGCAAATGGAAACTATAATATAACTAATACTGCAAGTGGAGTTATTAACATTGTAGATGGAACAGGATTAGCAGCAGTTAAGAAAGAAGGAGTAGCAGGAGGAATCCCTGGAAGTATAACTGTAAGTAATGCTGGAAGTATTAATGTAGAGTCTACAGATAAAAATAAGCCAGTGGCTGCAATATATACAAATATAGCAAAGGTAGAAAATAGTGGAGTTATAAATGTAGGGAATAATGGAGTTGGAATATATACAACTTGGACAAATGAAACAGTAAAAAATGATAATATAAATATTACTGGAACAAATGGAATAGGAGTATACATAGAAGGAGTAACAAATGGACTTATATCAAATAATATAAATTCTACTAAGTCTGGTAATACAGGATTAGTTCTTAAGGAAGTAATATTACCAAATATTAATGCAGGAACTATTACTTTGGGAAATGAAAGTGTAGGAGTTATGGCAACAGCTACAAATTCTACAATAAATGGAACTATTAAAGTAGGAGACTCAAGTTCAAGTAAGAGTGCAATAGGAATAATAGCTAATGCAGGTTCACATATAACTCTGACAGGAACAGCAATCACAGCTGGAAAAGGTGGAATAGGAGTATATGCTGAAGGAGCAGGGACATCAGTTATAGTTTCAAATACAGGAAATATAACAGTAGGAACAGATGGAATATATATGTATTCTAAAGGTGCTGCTTTAACGTTCACAGGAAATATAACAGCTGATAATCAAATAGGAATAGTAGCAGATGGAGGAAGTGTAACTGCTAATGGAAACTCAGTGATAACAGCTAAAAATGGCGGAATAGGAATATATGTAAAAAATACAGCTCCAACACTTGGAGGAACTACAATAGCAGTACAGGGAGGAACACCATCTAAATACTCAATAGGAGCTTATTATGAAGGGGTAGAGCCTCAAGTTTTAGGAGCAACAGTAGTTCTTCCAACAATTACACAAACAGGAGACTATAATATAGGTATAGTATTAAAGGATTCAAAAGTAGAAACAGCTCCAACAGGAATATCTATAGGAAATTCAAATGCTAGTAATCAGGTAGGAATAATGGCAAAAGAAGGTTCTAACATTAAAGTAAATGGAAATGTTAGCATAACTGGAGGAAATAATAATATTGGTGTATATGGAGAAAACAGTATAGTAGGAGTAAATGGAAATATATCAGTAGCTGAAGCTACTTCACTAACAAATTCATCAATAGGAATATTTGTAGAAAAAGGTTCATATACAGGAATAGGAAATGTTTCAGCAGAAAATAACAGTATTGGAATCTATGGAAAAAATATGACTGGAGGAACAATTTCACAAAGTGGAACAACTATGAATGTAGGAACTAATGGAGTCGGTATTTATGGAGCAGGAAGCGGAAATATCAACTTGTCAATGGGAACAATAGCTCTGAATGATGAAAACTCTATAGGTGTATATGCAAAAGGACTAAATTCAGTAGTGACAGGTAATATGACTATTGGAACAGATACAAGTATAGGAATAGTAAGTGAAGGAAATGGAAATGTAACATATGCAGGCAATATGACAATAGCTGACAAAACAAAAACAGGTTCTGTGGGAATATATAAAGTTGGAGGAACAGCGCCATCAACTATTACATCATCAGGAAGCTGGACTGTAGGAAACAGTGGATATGGAATTTATTCAAAAGGTCAGGGAATAACAGTTAATAACAATGCAGATATGACATTAGGAATGTCATCTGTAGGAATATTCTCAAATGGATTAAACACAATAAATAATAATGGAAAGATAACAGTAGGAGCTACAGATGTAAATGGAGACCATAAGGATACTGAAAAACATCTGAACTCAGTAGGAATCTTTGCAACTGCAGGAACTATTGTAAATAATTCTGGAAATATAACTGTAAATCATGATCATTCAGTAGGAATCTATGGAGATGGAATAGGAACAAAGGTTACAAATACAGGAAACATGACTGTAGATAATGGTGGAGTAGGAATTCTTGTAAAAAATGGAGCAGTAGCTGTAAATACAGGAAATGTAACTTTAGGAAGTACTTTAGCTTCTTGTGGAGCAGTTACAGTAGGAATGGCAGCATATCAAAATTCTGAAATAATAAATGATGGGATTATTACAGTAAATAATGGAGTAGGAATGTTAGTAGGTCCAGGAGGTTCTTTTAAAAATACAGGAACTATTTATGTAAATAATGGAATAGGAATAGAAGGTGCTGGAAGCTTCGTAAATATAGGAAATGTAATTGTAGGAGCAGGAGGAAGTGCAACAGGTTCAAGTGGTGGCGCTGGAAGTTCAGGAGCTGCAACAGCAACTATAGGAAGTGTCCAAATAGATTCAAACGGAAATATTACAATAAATGATAACTATGTATCAATTGGAGGAACCCTTACTACTCAGGGAGATATAACGGTAAATGGGGCCTATGTAGATGTAACAACAGGAATTCCTCTGTTTAATGCACATAGTGTAAATGGTGAAGTAAATATACTTCCAAACTTTGCATTGACAGGAAATGGAATCTCATATGAGATAAAAGACTTTGTAAATGTAGCAGCAGGAACAGTTACAGGAAATAAACTTACACCAGTAACTTCTCCTTTATTTGTATCAAAAATAGTTAATGGAAAAGATTTAGTAATAGTAAAAAGACCATATGCAGATTTAACAATAGGAAATCAGTTTGATGCATTGGATAAAGGTTTGGATAACATTCTTGCCAATAGTGGAGGAAATGGAAAAGATGCAGATATATTGAAAGGATTAAATAGTTATCTTGCAGGGCTTTCTGGAGAGGAGTTTGCAAATGAAACAGCTAGAACTTTAGCAGAAACAAGAGGAGATATCTATTCGACTATTCAAGGAAGAATGCAGGATATCAATAGAGCATTTGACAATTCTTTCTATGAGCTTGAATCATCATACAATTTAACTAGAGACAGCAGTAAATACAGTGTTATCTATACTGAAGGAAACTATAAGGATTCTACTGTGGGAATAGATGACTATGACTATAAGGTAATGGGGCTTTTGTATATGAAAGAAAAAGAAGGAACAGAATATGGAAGTAAATATGGATATACATTAGGATTTGCCGGGTCAAAATTTGACTTTGATGATGGTGGTTCAAAAGAGGATGTATATTCATTAAGAGCAGGAGTACACAGAGTTAAAAATTTAAGTGATGAACATAAAGTATCATGGCTGTCAAGAATAGAACTAGGATATAACAGACATATAGCTAAGAGAAAGCTTAATCTTCAGGAAACATTTGAAAATAAAGGAGAGTACAATACTTACTCTGTAGCATTTGATAACAGATTTACTAAAGTTATCTATTCAGATGTTTCTAGACAATTGGATGTATATACTGATTTAGATTTAGAGTATGGAAAAGTAGACGGATTTAAAGAAAAAGCAGGAAGCAAAGGTGGACTGGAAGTGCAAATTAAAGATAATGATTATTTAAGCGCCCAGTTAGGAGTAGGAGTAAAAGCACAACAGAGAATCTATGCAGGAAATGATGTATCTGTAAAAGTAACAGCAGATGTAAAATACGCATATGAGCTTGGAGATAACTATGATGGAAACAAAGCAAGACTAAAAAATGGAGGAGAAGGATACTACAGTCTGATTACTTCAGAAGAAAGTGAAGGTAAACTTACAGGAAAAATTGGACTTACAGTAGAAAAAGCCAACCACATGGGAGTAACATTTGAAGTAGAGGCAGCAGATGAAAGTAATAAAAAAGATTCATCAATTAAATATGGAGTAAGATTCAATTATAAATTCTAG
- a CDS encoding putative DNA-binding protein codes for MRETEFIREYRRVRELKNLKTAKEKVEIFWETLVDILKEGEKVTFKGWGSFEVKERKAKIFNNPKTKKAERIPASKKIIFKQGKLLKKRFNTIGEEENDLLYR; via the coding sequence ATGAGAGAAACAGAATTTATAAGAGAATATAGAAGAGTTAGGGAATTAAAAAATTTAAAGACAGCAAAAGAAAAAGTTGAGATTTTCTGGGAAACATTAGTAGATATTTTAAAAGAAGGAGAGAAAGTTACTTTTAAAGGCTGGGGGAGTTTTGAAGTAAAAGAAAGAAAAGCAAAAATATTTAATAATCCAAAAACAAAGAAAGCAGAAAGAATACCAGCAAGTAAGAAAATAATATTCAAACAGGGAAAACTTCTTAAGAAAAGATTTAATACAATAGGAGAAGAAGAAAATGATCTTTTATATAGATAA